One stretch of Oncorhynchus tshawytscha isolate Ot180627B linkage group LG21, Otsh_v2.0, whole genome shotgun sequence DNA includes these proteins:
- the tex11 gene encoding testis-expressed protein 11, which translates to MASKTGRTWLDCKKPQLADNFLSLAVKSLETLYSRLTSRDHGGADINTSKGDVEKDLLRVLSYQAESALAQENHQEAVACMQRCKDMLLRLPKETGYLSLMCYNFGVDSYNMKKYEESSFWLSQSYDIGKMNIKYSPGAEVQAKVLRLLATVYLKWDCQQVQEKALNAVNLANKESVHPSGLYLKIRILLRCGAQDDHVRAGVTELLESEVPLEVCLSTVKLLMSEDRETLAFDYLKRVCQHFESSPELGSALVLHIELLLQRGKELLGKQKIEDIITGHYTGKQLSPQTLTCLHLLLWDKASKNFETKNFSEALQWYNYSLSFYKAGQMEPNLAKLQRNRASCLLQLQQLDKAKEAIKEAERCDPNSIFTQFSVYKIAVLENNVEKAAEAVKAIAALAQGPLTSEDRLLVAENAASNLLSLAAQIALENEQQDTAMKALESLCEHSKDEAQVLTALRCLVRLVLSTIEKASGEMGHANLDILLSYLKMALQKVSQLSPGPSMAVEQRTEDANWFRKIAWNSALQCESSPDRMRDFFLFSYQLSQFCPPDRAVLMGQKTCLLMAAAASLELCRKSPHSDQTEQLTQALEHIQICWEVWKTLKASGDNSKDPTNILLLLYEFEARAKLNDPKVETVLESVLELDNVEIKVLETMAALAMEPPAHFPLLCKKALRIALSLHRKQPQADLARCSQCVHSLIQLSLPSGVSDVEARVLEEVWGYYEEALSIITTAPEDFPEMEILWLLTRAWNTGILLYSLAQYPEAERWCGLGMSFLRHLGSLQESYQTQMSGLYSEVLDRLDKAKKNLIMEE; encoded by the exons ATGGCCAGCAAGACAGGAAGAACTTGGCTAGACTGTAAAAAGCCCCAGCTAGCTGATAACTTCCTGAGCCTTGCTGTCAAA AGCttggagacactgtacagccgaCTAACATCCCGAGACCATGGAGGGGCAGACATCAACACATCGAAAGGAGATGTGGAGAAGGACCTGCTTCGAGTTCTGTCTTACCAAGCTGAGTCG GCACTTGCTCAAGAGAATCACCAAGAGGCTGTGGCCTGCATGCAGCGCTGTAAAGACATGCTACTGCGGCTCCCCAAAGAG ACAggctatctctctctcatgtgcTATAACTTCGGAGTGGATTCCTACAATATGAAAAAGTATGAGGAGAGTTCATTCTGGTTGAG CCAGAGTTATGACATAGGGAAGATGAATATAAAATACTCCCCTGGCGCTGAAGTGCAA GCCAAGGTCCTGAGGCTCCTTGCCACTGTCTATCTAAAGTGGGACTGTCAGCAGGTTCAGGAGAAGGCACTCAATGCTGTGAACTTAGCCAATAAG GAAAGTGTGCATCCCTCTGGGCTCTACCTGAAGATCAGAATTCTACTGAGATGTGGGGCTCAGGATGACCACGTAAGAGCTG GAGTGACAGAGCTGCTGGAGTCAGAGGTTCCTCTGGAAGTGTGTCTAAGCACAGTGAAACTACTCATGTCTGAAGACAG AGAGACATTGGCCTTTGACTACCTGAAGAGGGTGTGCCAGCACTTTGAGTCGTCCCCTGAACTGGGCAGTGCCCTGGTCCTGCACATTGAGCTGCTGCTGCAGAGAGGCAAGGAGCTTCTGGGAAAACAGAAAATAGAGGACATCATCACAG GCCACTACACTGGTAAACAGCTGTCTCCTCAGACTCTCACCTGTTTACATCTCCTGCTCTGGGACAAAGCCTCCAAGAACTTTGAG ACTAAGAACTTCTCAGAGGCTCTGCAGTGGTATAACTACTCCTTGAGTTTCTACAAGGCTGGCCAGATGGAGCCCAACCTGGCCAAGCTTCAGAGGAACAGAGCTTCCTGCTTACTGCAACTGCAGCAGCTGGACAAG gccaaAGAAGCAATAAAGGAGGCAGAGAGATGTGATCCAAACAGCATCTTCACTCAGTTCAGTGTTTACAAGATTGCTGTCCTGGAGAACAATGTGGAGAAAG CTGCAGAGGCAGTGAAGGCCATTGCGGCTCTGGCCCAAGGTCCTTTGACCAGTGAGGACAGACTGCTAGTGGCTGAGAATGCTGCCTCCAACCTCCTCAGTCTTGCTGCTCAGATCGCTCTGGAG AATGAGCAACAAGACACAGCCATGAAGGCTCTGGAGAGTTTGTGTGAACACTCAAAAGATGAAGCTCAGGTTCTCACTGCTCTCAG GTGTTTGGTTCGACTAGTGCTCTCAACAATAGAAAAGGCCAGTGGGGAGATGGG ACATGCGAATCTGGATATTCTGCTGTCATATCTAAAAATGG CACTGCAGAAAGTGTCACAGCTCAGCCCAGGGCCTAGCATGGCTGTAGAGCAGCGCACAGAGGACGCCAACTGGTTCAGGAAGATTG CTTGGAACTCTGCGCTGCAGTGTGAGAGCAGCCCTGACAGGATGAGGGATTTCTTTCTGTTCTCTTACCAG CTGTCCCAGTTCTGCCCCCCGGACCGGGCCGTGTTGATGGGCCAGAAGACGTGCCTGCTGATGGCTGCTGCTGCCTCTCTGGAGCTCTGCAGGAAGTCTCCACACTCTGACCAG ACGGAGCAGCTGACACAAGCCCTGGAGCACATTCAGATCTGCTGGGAGGTCTGGAAGACTCTTAAAGCATCAG GGGATAACTCCAAGGACCCAACCAACATTTTGCTGCTGCTGTATGAGTTTGAGGCTCGTGCCAAGCTCAACGACCCCAAGGTGGAGACAGTGCTGGAGTCAGTGCTGGAGCTGGATAATGTTGAGATCAAGGTGTTGGAGACCATGGCAG CCTTGGCCATGGAGCCTCCTGCCCACTTCCCTCTGCTGTGTAAGAAGGCCTTGAGGATCGCTCTGTCTCTGCACAGGAAACAACCACAAGCAGACCTGGCCCGCTGCAG CCAGTGTGTCCACAGCCTGATCCAGCTGTCGCTACCCAGCGGCGTGTCGGATGTGGAGGCCCGTGTGCTGGAGGAGGTATGGGGCTACTATGAAGAGGCCCTGTCCATCATCACAACCGCA CCTGAGGACTTCCCTGAGATGGAGATCCTGTGGCTGCTGACCCGAGCCTGGAACACAGGCATCCTGCTGTATAGCCTGGCCCAGTACCCCGAGGCTGAGAGGTGGTGTGGCCTGGGCATGAGCTTCCTCCGACACCTGGGCTCCCTGCAGGAGAGCTACCAGACACAG ATGTCAGGTCTGTACAGTGAGGTCCTGGACAGACTAGACAAAGCCAAGAAGAACCTTATCATGGAGGAGTGA